From a single Fusarium fujikuroi IMI 58289 draft genome, chromosome FFUJ_chr03 genomic region:
- a CDS encoding probable high-affinity nickel transport protein nic1 — MSRFCIPRLETLSKPKFLNGIPNNSIFAIATLIAVNALVWIAAGIVLHFHPRLISPAALSYVLGLRHALDADHIAAIDLMTRRLIASGQRPATVGTFFSLGHSTIVIVTCIVVAATSGALRERFDGFQHVGNIVGTSVSAAFLIILCIGNGWVLYKLIQRLQAILQERRDQVRLEGFVEEETQIQDHFALEGGGFLTRVFKRLFRVIDRPWKMYPLGVVFGLGFDTSSEIAILGIASIQAVQGTSIWLILIFPILFTAGMCMLDTTDGALMMALYTSKAFSRDVVAILYYSIVLTGITVVVSAFIGIVQVLSLIQNVADPQGRFWDGVSSIGDHFDIVGGSICGVFLIVGLGSIFVYKPWRRHVERQQQSLIQDPEPSLDAQSPAPSTEREDDGFVQAQRIV, encoded by the exons ATGTCCCGCTTCTGCATACCTCGCCTTGAAACCCTCAGCAAACCCAAATTTCTCAATGGCATACCAAACAATAGTATCTTTGCAATAGCGACTCTCATCGCCGTCAATGCCCTGGTATGGATCGCTGCAGGCATTGTTCTGCACTTCCATCCACGCCTCATCTCGCCAGCTGCCCTCTCATACGTCCTTGGTCTTCGCCATGCTTTGGACGCAGACCACATCGCAGCGATTGATCTGATGACACGTCGTCTCATCGCATCAGGTCAACGGCCTGCGACAGTGGGGACATTCTTTTCATTGGGGCACAGCACCATCGTCATAGTAACATGCATCGTCGTCGCAGCCACGAGTGGCGCTTTAAGGGAAAGGTTTGATGGGTTTCAGCACGTGGGAAATATAGTTGGAACTAGTGTCAGTGCCGCATTTCTTATTATCCTCTGTATAGGAAATGGCTGGGTTCTGTATAAGCTCATTCAGCGCTTACAAGCGATTCTGCAAGAGCGGAGAGACCAAGTCCGACTTGAAGGATttgtcgaggaggagacgCAGATCCAGGATCACTTTGCTCTGGAGGGAGGAGGCTTCTTGACGCGTGTGTTCAAAAGGCTATTTCGTGTCATCGACAGACCGTGGAAAATGTACCCGCTGGGCGTGGTATTTGGTCTTGGGTTCGATACAAGCTCAGAGATTGCGATATTAGGGATTGCGAGCATCCAGGCGGTACAAGGGACGAGTATCTGGTTGATTCTGATCTTTCCTATTCTCTTCACAG CTGGCATGTGCATGCTCGACACCACAGACGGAGCCCTCATGATGGCCCTGTACACGTCGAAAGCGTTCTCAAGAGACGTGGTAGCTATTCTGTACTATTCTATCGTCCTCACAGGAATTACAGTCGTGGTATCAGCTTTCATCGGCATCGTCCAGGTTCTCTCCCTAATACAGAACGTCGCAGACCCTCAGGGGCGGTTCTGGGATGGAGTTTCCTCGATCGGCGACCACTTTGACATTGTCGGAGGGAGTATTTGTGGTGTGTTCCTCATCGTGGGTCTCGGATCGATATTCGTGTATAAACCTTGGAGGAGGCACGTGGAGAGGCAACAGCAAAGCTTGATTCAGGATCCGGAGCCCTCTTTGGACGCTCAATCGCCTGCGCCTTCGACGGAgcgtgaagatgatggatttGTTCAGGCACAGAGAATTGTTTAG